From the genome of Erinaceus europaeus chromosome 1, mEriEur2.1, whole genome shotgun sequence:
ggcacatgtgctgctggcgaTCAaactaggacctcatgcttgagtccaaaactttatcactgcaccacctcccggaccacttatttatatatatatacattttttaaatttatttattttcccttttgttgcccttattgttttattggtgtagttgttattgtcgttcttgatgtcatcattgttggataggacagagagaaatggagagaggaggggaagacagagagggagagagaaagatagacacgtgcagacctgcttcaccacttgtgaagcgactcccctgcaggtagggagccgggggctcaaaccaggatccttacgctggtccttgcgctttgcgccacttgcgcttaacccgctgagctaccacccgactccctatttatattttttaaagaaagacttaGAGGCTGGAGaaaataacataatagttatgcaatcagactcttatgcctaaggctcccaggtctcaggttcaatcccccatatcaccataaaccagagctaaaaagtgcactggttaaaaaaaaaaaaaagtctgatgtcccaggttcaatccccagcaccatcataaaccagagatgagcagtgttttggtttctctctctctttcttattaaaataaataaatacatgtaagagagagagtaaaagagaccaaagcttccttcaatggggtgggggctgggcttgaacccacgttgcacacatggcaaagtagtaaaCTATTTCATATGCttccaactttttttcttttctgttttttttttaatatgttctatttattattagagacaaagagaaattaagaggggagggggagatagagagggagagacaagagagccACCTACAACCTTGATTCACCAATCACGAGGTTTCCTCCccagcagatggagaccagggacttgaacctgggtccttgtaccacctggccccaatctttTCTGGTTTTCAGAGGAATACCACTGGTGTCTGAGTGTGCTTTGGTATCATTATgtgtctcacttaaaaaaaaaaagtaatggtccaggaggtggcacagtgataaagcattggactctcaagcatgaggtcctgagttcaatccctggcagcacatgtgccagagtgatgtctggttctatttcctatctttctcataaataaataaataaaatccttttaaaataaacaagtaaacaggACGGGGAGATGGCTTAGTGGTTTTACAAAAgacctgaggctacaaggtcctaGGTCTAATCCCCAACCCACCATAAATCAGACCTGTGTATGTTGTGGTAATTAAAATAACAGACAATTGAGCAGGGAAGTGACTCAGAGAAGTGGGACTTGAGGGTGCCTTTGGCATTGGAGCATGTGGAGAATATGGAGACGATGCCCTGGTGCTGAGCcagacctgctccactggggctcagtgctgagccCTACAGGACTCCTCCTCAGTGCCCCCAGACAGCTTCCTCTTTCACCCTAGACTCATCTAATTTGCCAGGACACTTAATCAGAGGGACAGGCCATAGTGTAAATGCTGGGAGAATACAATAAAGAATGctgagcagggtggcaggaagggAGTGCTAGGGGTGGCACAGGGCTCCAACAGGCAGGCACTCAAGCTCactcactctttttctttttaaatattatatgtatTTTTGGGGCTAGGTAGTAGCACTCCCAGTTAAATGCATATagtatatgcaaggacctaggttcaagccccgctccccacctacagtggggatatttcacaagtggtgaagcatgtctgcaggtgtctatctttctctctccctacctccctctctcctctcaattctctctatcctatcaaataaaatgggagggggaggggtaatgactgcctggagcagtggatttgtagtgttggcactgagccccagtgacaacacgccctctctaggctgcagtcatttgGCCTGTGCACCACTGGCAGCTTCCTCCATTCTCAAGGAAGCCAAACTCTGACCCAATCTATGACAAAAAGCCACTTTCCATCACCCTAATCCTACTTTATTTCCTGCATCACTTACGTTCACTAACAAGCTACACCAATTATTttatagtgtttttttgtttgtttgactacTCAACTTTCGCTACTGAAAATGTcagaaattaaacctgggacccctGTGATGCAAGCCCTGTGAGTTACTGCTACCGTTTCTTCCAACCCTTACTGTCGGCTCTAGTCGAATAAAAATGTCGACACTGAAATAGGCCACAAAAGTGAAGGAACAGAAAGCTCCAATGCTATGTGAGACCTACTGAGCAATAGTGTCTACACAATGGCCTTGGCCTGGACCTGAGCCCTGACCCAAGTCTCATGGTGCCATAGGTGTCCTCACCCAGCAACAAGCCCAACAGCCAAGAAAGAAGTGTGTGGCTTGATGCCCAGTCACGAAGACATCTTTTTAATAGCTGCTTtacttgtgtaaaaaaaaaaaaaaaaaaaagctaattgtTTCTTTTCCCAGTGTAACATGGTTACTTCACAGAGCCCCCTAAAAAAGGTGGGCTGTGCTCTGGGGACAAGGGATGTGTGTGGGCCTCAGAGGAGAATGGCAAGCCCCAGTCAGTCTTGCAGTCTGCGCTCGCACCTCTTCTCCAGGTCAGCCATCTCCTTCAGGACCAGGGCCACATTGTACCGCAGCTCCTGGAACTTGGTCACTGGAACCTCAAAGCGGTGCGCTGACCCATCAGATAGTTTCAGCTGCATCAGGACGCTTGGCTGCAGGGATCGGGCCAAGGTGCTGGTGGAGATGGCCACGTCCACCCGCCACCGGATGTCAGCTAAATGGGGCAGCTGCGCCCCCTGCTGCCTGGCCACAGACTCGAGGAGGGGCCTCTGGCTTCCAAACACCACGCTAGCCAAGTCTGCCACCATGTCTTGGGGAATGCAGAGCTCCTGGAGCTGATCCTTGAAGGCATCGGGTTTCAGGCTGGCTGGGGGCAGCCGGAGGGCCTGctggagcagtgtgtgtgtgcctgcaagCAGGGAACCCAGCCGCTCCTCTGACAGGTCGGTGCTGGCCCTGAGCCGCTGCACAGCCTCC
Proteins encoded in this window:
- the COMMD5 gene encoding COMM domain-containing protein 5 codes for the protein MSAAGVAVPYLHHPGDSHSGRVSFLGAQLAPEVAAMARHLGDLDRGTFRKLLKLVVSGFQGEDCREAVQRLRASTDLSEERLGSLLAGTHTLLQQALRLPPASLKPDAFKDQLQELCIPQDMVADLASVVFGSQRPLLESVARQQGAQLPHLADIRWRVDVAISTSTLARSLQPSVLMQLKLSDGSAHRFEVPVTKFQELRYNVALVLKEMADLEKRCERRLQD